One window from the genome of Gadus morhua chromosome 16, gadMor3.0, whole genome shotgun sequence encodes:
- the itgae.2 gene encoding integrin alpha-E: MAWAHLLLLTVAWTRPTEGFNIYEKPVNTFQEDNDVLFGQTEAQTKNGVLIPSPNSREVFECTLNKGDEGKCAKLTGFTEVEGTKPVVSVTNLMTADNEKKMVCRQQRKMEKSIESFNAKCILQSAFGKKEVLYPATLVVEQLDKINGSINRNNNNNNNNNNNDDDDEEVPGTEIGFVLDGSGSISAPDFAIAKQFICDVMSNVWKKCYNCDFTLVQYGSSVRSELSLNDSKENGQKALEKVKNIKQISNLTVTASAIQYLLDHSFASDNGSNPAAKKMMIVVSDGEITEFDRTNLIPALKMLKKMNVTRFAIGVGEIRDKPSAMKEMEDIAGDVKNLEFVDSYNALTSILAQLENNLLSSIEGLNEGDGFKFELSEAGFSSHIAPDESLLFGAVGANDWSGGVILRPPGQPVSFLQAESSKQRFSYLGYSVLSATVPSTATEKQYLYISGAPRYNLTGGVLVFDAANHKQRQLLQGEQLGSYFGSVLCAVDIDQNGETDYLLVGAPFHYQKGEEGKVFLYKLLGEGAFQKEDFEWRGLEKYVFSRFGSAIASVGDLDGNGCTDVAVGAPLEEDGQSGGSGSIYIFNGVSDKLQPLHSQRISPASIGMKLRHFGQSVSAFSKQVDRKRQRHISVGSEGNVTVLETLPILHIKPVLEVSPTKIPFRWREKKGDVTLEIQFKQRDQGEIADTEELQVLYNISLDVDQDKKRLTFVNNSDKVGAFDWKPSVGPQSISLTFSGCNDCYAPIVVQLNFTLNTTANRKPHRVLEYWTPKEVTQKVMFANNCEGSCVANISLSDSKLNQDVVIIGSSKSNSISFNLTNHGDEAYMTKLVLAYPHNLQYSHMTVNNPESTLEGTKCDHELRTPLSEVRCRLLHPHFKKGAQANFVIHWQIVDMKAEMRDGQINASLTSANQDNQILDKKTYIFTMKNALTVQISGTASPNVIPFEDRLKEADITFTFKLSGENKYNATLTVDISLTTFEHNTNMAKPTVEPRDHCKINKKTQGYYDIKCLVTDLKDIRVHTSISDVKETSSKITASANVTIDEDFVLMGVNTTSSKVHVMILKQEVIKSEAAIIGGSIGGFLVLVLFVVLLFKCGFYKKRNQST, encoded by the exons ATGGCGTGGGCACATCTATTGCTATTGACTG TTGCATGGACTAGGCCTACTGAAGGCTTTAACATCTATGAGAAACCAGTGAATACCTTTCAAGAGGATAACGATGTACTTTTTGGACAAACCGAGGCTCAGACCAAAAATGG AGTCCTGATTCCATCTCCAAACTCCAGAGAGGTATTTGAGTGCACTTTGAATAAAGGAGATGAGGGCAAATGTGCCAAACTTACAG GTTTCACTGAGGTAGAAGGAACTAAGCCAGTTGTTTCAGTAACAAACCTCATGACTGCCGATAACGAGAAGAAAATG GTCTGTCGACAGCAGAGAAAGATGGAAAAATCTATTGAATCCTTTAACGCCAAATGCATTCTTCAGTCTGCATTCGGCAAAAAGGAGGTGTTGTACCCGGCTACCCTGG TGGTCGAGCAACTCGATAAAATCAACGGCAGCAtcaacagaaacaacaacaataacaacaacaacaacaacaacgatgaCGATGACGAAGAGG ttCCTGGTACGGAGATTGGATTTGTACTGGATGGTTCTGGTAGTATATCAGCACCCGATTTTGCAATAGCAAAACAATTTATTTGTGATGTGATGTCCAATGTATGGAAGAAATGCTATAAC TGTGACTTCACCTTGGTTCAATATGGAAGTAGTGTCAGGTCTGAACTATCACTAAATGATAGCAAGGAGAACGGTCAAAAAGCTCTTGAGAAGGTGAAGAACATCAAACAAATCAGTAATCTTACAGTAACCGCTTCAGCAATAcagtacttatt aGATCATAGCTTTGCTTCCGACAATGGATCGAACCCAGCAGCCAAGAAGATGATGATTGTGGTGTCAGATGGAGAAATCACTGAATTTGATAGAACAAACCTTATCCCTGCACTGAAAATGCTTAAGAAAATGAATGTCACCAGATTTGCTATTGGT GTGGGAGAAATTAGAGATAAACCTAGCGCAATGAAGGAAATGGAAGATATTGCTGGAGATGTGAAAAATCTCGAGTTTGTGGATAGCTACAATGCGCTGACATCAATCCTTGCCCAACTCGAAAATAATCTCTTAAGTAGCATTGAAG GATTAAACGAAGGGGATGGCTTCAAATTTGAACTCTCCGAGGCTGGCTTCAGCAGTCACATAGCACCTGAT GAGTCCCTGCTGTTTGGAGCCGTGGGAGCCAACGACTGGAGCGGTGGCGTCATCCTCAGGCCTCCCGGGCAGCCAGTGAGCTTCTTGCAGGCAGAATCCTCAAAACAACGCTTCTCCTATCTAG GCTACAGTGTGCTGTCAGCGACAGTCCCCTCTACTGCTACAGAAAAACAGTACCTCTATATCTCAGGGGCCCCTCGCTATAATCTGACTGGCGGGGTGCTTGTCTTTgatgcagccaatcacaaacaGCGTCAGCTACTACAGGGGGAACAG TTGGGGTCGTACTTTGGGTCAGTGTTGTGTGCTGTGGACATTGATCAAAATGGAGAGACAGACTACCTACTTGTTGGGGCGCCGTTCCACTAccagaagggagaggagggaaaagtGTTTCTATACAAGCTGCTGGGAGAG ggggcgttTCAAAAGGAGGACTTTGAATGGCGAGGCTTGGAGAAGTATGTGTTTTCCAGGTTCGGCTCGGCCATCGCCAGCGTCGGGGACCTAGATGGAAACGGATGTACTGACGTGGCCGTCGGCGCGCCTCTGGAAGAAGATGGCCAATCCGGAGGCTCCGGAAGCATCTACATCTTCAATGGCGTTTCAGACAAGCTACAGCCGCTACATTCACAG AGAATTTCCCCTGCGTCCATTGGGATGAAGCTCCGACATTTTGGCCAGTCAGTCAGTGCTTTCTCAAAGCAAGTGGACAGAAAAAGACAGCGCCACATCAGTGTTGGCAGTGAAGGCAACGTCACTGTCCTTGA GACCCTTCCCATACTTCACATCAAACCCGTACTGGAAGTGTCACCAACAAAAATCCCGTTTAGATGGCGGGAAAAAAAAGGCGATGTCACTTTGGAAATCCAATTCAAACAACGAGACCAGGGAGAAATTGCTG ACACTGAAGAACTTCAAGTTTTGTATAACATTTCTTTGGACGTGGATCAAGACAAAAAGCGACTGACATTCGTCAACAATTCAGATAAGGTGGGAGCGTTCGACTGGAAACCATCTGTAGGCCCTCAATCTATCAGCCTGACTTTCAGC GGCTGCAATGATTGCTACGCACCCATTGTAGTACAGCTTAACTTCACTTTGAATACTACTGCCAATCGCAAACCACACAGAGTTTTGGAATATTGGACTCCCAAGGAGGTTACTCAAAAG GTGATGTTTGCCAATAACTGTGAAGGATCATGTGTTGCAAACATATCCTTGTCGGATTCAAAGCTCAA TCAGGACGTCGTTATCATTGGATCATCCAAGAGCAACTCAATATCCTTCAATCTGACCAACCATGGGGATGAAGCATACATGACAAAGCTTGTTCTTGCCTACCCTCATAATCTGCAGTACAGCCATATGACTGTG AATAATCCGGAATCCACATTAGAGGGGACCAAGTGTGATCATGAACTCAGAACGCCTCTTTCTGAGGTCAGGTGTCGCCTTCTGCATCCGCACTTCAAGAAAGGTGCACAG GCCAACTTTGTCATCCATTGGCAAATTGTGGATATGAAGGCAGAGATGCGTGATGGTCAAATCAATGCAAGTCTAACTAG tGCAAACCAAGACAACCAAATATTGgacaaaaaaacatatatttttacgATGAAGAATGCTCTGACAGTGCAGATATCGGG GACTGCCAGCCCAAATGTTATACCATTTGAGGACAGACTTAAAGAGGCGGACATCACATTCACATTTAAG CTTAGTGGTGAGAACAAGTATAATGCAACTTTAACAGTTGATATCAGTTTAACGACGTTTGAACACAACACCAACATGGCTAAACCCACAGTTGAGCCAAGG GATCATTGtaagataaataaaaaa ACTCAAGGATATTATGACATCAAGTGCCTCGTGACCGATTTGAAAGATATCAGAGTCCATACGTCAATTAGTGATGTGAAG GAAACATCAAGCAAAATTACTGCCTCTGCAAATGTGACCATTGATGAGGACTTCGTTCTCATGGGTGTCAACACAACGTCATCAAAG GTGCATGTGATGATACTGAAGCAGGAAGTGATCAAATCAGAAGCAGCTATCATTGGCGGGTCTATTGGGGGTTTCTTAGTCCTGGTGCTGTTTGTGGTCCTCCTGTTCAAG tGTGGCTTTTACAAGAAACGTAATCAGTCTACGTAG
- the LOC115561200 gene encoding LOW QUALITY PROTEIN: P2X purinoceptor 5-like (The sequence of the model RefSeq protein was modified relative to this genomic sequence to represent the inferred CDS: substituted 1 base at 1 genomic stop codon), which produces NPHQPPQNCLLACNLVATPRWVFVNKKGYQEKDESILSSVVCKIXGVSVTNTTESGLMVWGPEDYAIPPKSPTLLTSHYAGKMHSNGTCEIYAWCPVENKFDSGIIGITIEWNCDLEKGYSNCHPKYDFTRLDLSILKSPSVTAGFNKDTPSISEMTLGNEEECCTKSTGYSLISWSMHAAIRAHLNKVN; this is translated from the exons AATCCACATCAGCCACCTCAAAACTGTCTTCTTGCCTGTAATTTGGTTGCCACTCCAAGGTGGGTGTTCGTGAACAAGAAAGGATACCAGGAGAAAGACGAGTCAATTCTGAGCTCTGTTGTGTGTAAGATTTAAGGGGTCTCAGTCACGAACACGACTGAGTCAGGGCTGATGGTTTGGGGTCCTGAAGACTATGCTATTCCACCCAAG AGTCCCACATTGCTCACCAGCCACT ATGCCGGGAAGATGCACTCTAACGGGACCTGTGAAATATATGCTTGGTGTCCCGTTGAGAATAAATTTGATA GCGGCATAATCGGTATCACGATCGAGTGGAACTGTGACCTTGAAAAAGGCTATTCCAACTGCCATCCCAAATATGACTTCACACGCCTGGACCTCTCCATCTTAAAATCTCCATCTGTCACAGCGGGATTCAACAAAGACACACCCAGTATTTCCGAAATGACGCTGGGGAACGAAGAAGAGTGCTGTACAAAGTCTACGGGATACAGTTTAATATCATGGTCAATGCACGCTGCAATACGCGCTCATTTGAATAAAGTCAACTGA
- the LOC115560620 gene encoding weak toxin 3, whose protein sequence is MKVFLLALLVVLMCSTQVHTLRCFVCEGEEGCATATECLNHEKFCKMSFTETSVSRSCASQCKMDENQDCCMEDECNH, encoded by the exons ATGAAGGTCTTCCTGCTAGCACTGTTGGTCGTACTGATGTGTAGCACCCAGG TGCACACACTCAGATGTTTCGtctgtgagggagaggagggctgcGCCACCGCCACAGAATGTCTCAACCATGAGAAATTCTGCAAGATGTCTTTCACAG AGACTTCCGTGTCCAGAAGCTGTGCGTCTCAGTGCAAGATGGACGAGAACCAGGACTGCTGCATGGAAGACGAATGCAACCACTAG